Genomic segment of Apium graveolens cultivar Ventura chromosome 7, ASM990537v1, whole genome shotgun sequence:
TAGAAAAATCTCACTCATCTCATTTTTTGCCGCACAAACCAAGCCATTTGCAGCAATAAAATTTTCAGCACCAGCCAGAACAGTCTTAAGTGGATCACTTATTTCAACAACAGCAGAAGAACGATCATCCAAAGAATCAAAGCCCGCCATGTAAATCTTTCCAGCATCATCATTGATAATGAGACCACCACCAGTATTACACTCaatgctagttttaagatgtttTTTAATAAACGCATTGCTATCAATAAGAGAGCACCACTCTTTACACACACATCGAAAACGAAGGAGAGGCTTGACGGGTACACGACAAAGTACTAGATCAATCATTTCGTAGGGAAGCCACATTATGAAGATATACAAACCTgctagataaataaataaatcatttgAATATAATATGTACATCAATTATCAATACTCCCTACTTGTCAAAATAGTAGTCAATTTTCGGAAAAAAGGTCTTCCCATAATCCCCTTACACCTTGACTTTGGATGGACGGTAATTGAGGGAGTGTAAATAATATTTGTTGTAGTCATCTGACACATTAAGGTAACACAGATCACTTCAACTATCAACATAACTTTTTAAACAGCTTTCCAAGACTCATAATGTGCCCGTTtgtgaaattttaaaataagtaaattGTAACTTAAAATGCATAAGtgacttataagtgataagtagataaaaacttataagttatataagtgtttggataatttacttataagtcagtttttttttacttaaatgagctaaactaaataatttttaaatacaaatttcttaattcttgaattttaaatttaaataacattaacaaatatatattttaaaataaaaattaataaaaaggtgaaaaatcaaaataagtttgagaaaaagtacgtctTTACAAGTAAATTATAAGTCgtaaatttaacttataagttgggtcgacaaatcGATAAGTACTTACGGGCTTATAAATCAAATAAGCTACTTATTTGGGCAGCCAAACAAACCCAATATCAACTCTATTTTACATAACTCTACTTTATATTTCCAAAACCATTTCTCTTCTATTTTCTATTAAGGGTTTTGGTCTCTACACACGAGCTATTGAATCGATATTTCAAGGGTCCAGATTGAAGTTCTTTTTTACCGAAAAGGAGAACTTGCGTTCCGCGAAAAATAATAGCGGAACGGTAAAAAAACTTCTATTTGGGCCCTTCAAATCCCTCTATCAATACAAGAAATATCAAAACAAATGAAAATTTCTATTGACACAAATATTTTAAGAGTTAATTGCACTTTGCAACCCCACCTTTCATTTAAAATCAAAACAGTATACCTACCTTGTAAAATATAGTTTGCAACCCTTAACTTTCAATATCAACTACTGATGAGACTAATGACTTGACCTTAGTCAAGGGTTTAGTTAGTAATAAATTGAAGATACCATTTATCCAAACAAGACCTTATGCTTATAACAGATTCAGTTAGAGAGAATGCCAGCTGTGATATAGTTTACTTCTTGTATAAATACCTAGAGAACTTCTTTTCACTGTAACAAGAATAGATACATTTCTTTTGGTGTAATGTTGCAATATACTCTGTCTTCTTCTATCTTTAGCATACATACATGTTTGCACATATCGATTCAGTAGAAGTTAATATGGTATCAGAGCGCTTCGATCTCAATAGTACAATCGCTTCCGCAATAACGACGATCTCTGCGTTTCTCAATTGAATCGATAGATTTGGGGATTTTGGCAAAATTAGGTTTTTTTTCTTGAGTTTTATGATGAATTTAGTGATTACTTGCAACAAATCGCTCAGAGTTGTAAGTTTTTGTTTCCTGATTTCATTTCCTGATTGTTTTTTGATCGATATCTGGTGGTTATACTCGTACTTGTGATCACTATCAAGTTTTTGCTCTTCAATTGATCGTCTATTCAATTGCGATCAATTATTATGGCTAGAAGTTATGCAGATGTTGCTGCAAATAGTGGTAGTACAAGTAGAGCAAATAAAGATACTGTTGATGATATTGATGTTGTTGATGATATGAGCACTCATCAGAACATACTTAACAATTCACATCCACTTACAAAATATTGATCATCCTGGATTAATCTTGATCTCAAAGAAATTAACTGGTAGTGAAAACTATGGTCCATGGAAACGATCGTTATCGATTGCGTTATCAGCAAAAAATAAGTTTGGCATAGTTAATGGTACAGTCACTAGACCTGAAGAGTCATCTAGTCTTAGGTCACAATGGGATCGGGTGAATGATATGGTCATTAGCTGGATATTGAACACTGTTTCTGATGAGATTAGCAATGGCATGGATTTTGTACACACTGCGCAAGAGGTGTGGGATGAATTGAATGATCAGTTTTCGAGTATTAACAGTCATAGAGTCTATCAAGTATTGAAGGATCTTCATGCTTTAGAACAAGGAGATAAATCAGTAGAAATATATTATCACAAGATGAAGAACCTTTGGGATGAATATACTGCTCTGGAACCTGTGATTGGATGTAAAGTTGGTTGTAAGTGTGAATCTCACAAGTTTCAAGAAGAGAGGGAGCAGAGAAAGAAACTTCTGCAGTTTCTAATGGGGTTAAATGAAAGCTTTTCCGCCGCAAGGGGACAGATATTGATGATGATTCCACTACTGTTTATAGCTCAAGCATTTTCTCTCATTAAGCAAGAAGAGAGACAGAGACAAGGTCCTACTGTTCTTAATTCCTTCATTGCTAATGTCAAGCAATCTTCTGGAAGATCTTATAATAATTTCCAAGGTGAGGGATCTGGAAATGCAACTAGTTTTTCAGGGAAGAAATCTAGTTTGAGATGCAATTATTGTCATAAAGAAGGACATACAAAGGAACAGTGCTTCAAATTGATTGGATATCCTCCAAAAGGAAGAGGTAGAGGAAAGTTTTCAGGGAGCAATTCTGTTCCGGGTTCAAAAGTTTATTCTCAAGCTATGCAAGCCACTACTGTTCCTGGAAATAATTCTACTGTATCTACTAGTCCTACTGGTTCTCAAATGCAACTTGATCAGTTACAGCAGCAAGTAGCTCAGATGGCTAATTTCATGAGTCTCATGATGGGTAATAATTCCAACAATAAATCATGCTCAACACCAGAGGATCATATTGGTAATACCATGGCAGGTTTGGCTTGTTCTATGATGTCTTATTCTACTTTGCATCAAAGATTTACATGGGTTGTAGATACAGGTGCATCACATCATATGTGTTATGATAAAACATTGTTTTCACACATGTCTCATCTTATACAACCTATTCATGTTGCTTTACCAAACAGTCACATTGTCAAAGTTGATCAAGTGGGGTCTGTTCATCTTACAACAGATATCACTTTAGACAATGTTCTTTATGTTCCTGATTTCAGTTGTAATCTTTTGTCCATTAGCAAGTTAACACATGATTCTGGTATCACAGTACAATTCTCACAGAATCATTGTATTTTTCAGGACCAGCACCAGGTGATACCCCTGGCAACTGGTGCTGAACAAGGAGGTCTTTACTTCCTTACTCAAACCTCAAAACAAAATAATTTTCCTGTTGTCAATAAAGCTGGTAATTCTGCAGCTATTTCACAGTCTGTAAATATCTGTTGTTCAAATTCAGTATCTGTTTCTTCTTCTTGCTCTAAATTGTGGCATCTTAGGTTAGGACATGCCCCTAATTCTGTTCTAGCACACATTTCTGGTATTCCAGTTCTTGCATCATGTAATAAAGATTGCCCTCTTTGTCCACTTTCCAAACAAACAATGCTTAGTTTTTCACACAGTCTTTCTCAAGCTGAAACCTTATTTTCTCTGGTTCATATGGATGTTTGGGGGCCATATCATATCAACACTACTCAGGGATGCAAATATTTCCTGACAATTCTTGATGATTGTAGCAGAACCACCTGGACTTTTCTCATCCCTAGTAAACATCATGTTTTTCAAAAATTTCAGTCGTTTGTAACCTATGTCACAAATCACTTCCATACTTCCATTAAATCTATCCGCACTGATAATGGGAGTGAGTTTGTTAACTCCAACTTCTCTTCTTTTCTTGCCAACCATGGTATTCTACATCAAAAATCCTGCACATATACTCCCCAACAAAATGCAAGGGTGGAACGTAAACACAAACATTTGCTTGAACTTGCAAGGGTTCTTAGATTTCAATTTGCTTTACCACACAAATACTGGGGGGAGTGTCTCCTCACAGCTACTTATCTGATCAATCTTTTGCCTACACCTGTTCTTCATAACAAAAGTCCATTTGAAGTTCTATATAATAAAATTCCAGATTATTCATCATTGAAGGCTTTTGGATGTCTTTGTTATGCTTCTTTACATCCTGATGATAAGTTTGGTCCTCGTGCTGTGCAATGTGTGTTTGTTGGGTATCCGTTCTTACAAAAGGGTTATAAGGTTCTCAGGTTAGATACTCATTCTATTATAGTTAGTAGACATGTCAAGTTCTTGGAACATATTTTTCCCTATCACAGTCATAGTAATTCATCTGTTCCTTTTACCACAACCACTCCTTGCAATTCTTATTCATTTCAAAATTGGTTATCTCATGATTTTTCTGCTACCTCATCTTCTGATGAGACTAATGCTATTTGTTCAAGTTCCCTCCCAGATGGTTCTCCTTCTGACTTATCTACTAGTCCATCTCCGACTAGAGTTTCTTCTTCTCCTGATGTTCATCAACCTACTATCTCATCTTCTATTAATCCTCCTGTTCGACAATCTACCAGATCAAAATCTCGGCCTACTTGGTGGGATGATTATCACGTACCTTTACACTCTAAATCTGTTATGTCTACAGTTCAACATACAAAATTGTTGTCTGATTCCCCTATTAAATTGGTAGTTCCTCCTCTTCCTATTCAAGATCCTTTACCACCTATTTTCACCGATTCTCTGGATCCTCTCTCTATGCATATGGCACATCATTCTTATGATACTACTCATCAAGAAATTCAGGCATACTCTCATAATTCAAAGGTGCTTTTTGAGCCAACTCACTATCATCAAGCAATCAAGGATTCCAGATGGGTTGATGCTATCAATAAGGAGTTAGATGCTTTGGAATCTAATCATACTTGGAAGTTAATGCCTTTACCTCCTAACAAGACTTGTATTGGTTGTAAGTGGGTCTTTAAAATCAAATACTTACCAGATGGCCAAGTTGAAAGGTTCAAAGCTCGACTTGTAGCTAAGGGATATACGCAGACGGCTGACATTGATTATCATGATACCTTTGCTCCGGTTGTTAAGCTGGTCACTGTTCGAAGTCTGTTAGCTGTAGCAGTTGCAAAAGGCTGGTTTATCGAGCAACTTGACATTAATAacgcttttcttcatggtgactTAACAGAGGAGGTGTATATGCAGCTTCCTTTGGGGTATCATCCTGCTGGTTTTGACTCTACAGCTAATCTAGTTTGTAAGCTCATAAAATCATTGTATGGCCTTAAGCAGGCTTCTCGAGAATGGTTTACCAAACTTACATCTTGTTTAGTGGAAGCTGGGTACAAACAGTCCAAGTTAGATCATTCTCTTTTCACTTTCACTTCTGGAAACAGTTTTATAGCAGTTGTGGTGTATGTTGATGACATACTCCTATCTGGGAATGATTTTTCGTTGATCAAATCTCTCAAAGCTTTGCTTCATGAAAGATTTAGTATTAAAGATTTGGGTGCTGTCAAGTTTTACTTGGGTCTTGAAGTTCTCAGGAATAATCAAGGTTTATTTCTTAGTCAACATAAGTTTATTATTGATCTTCTCAAATCTGCAAATATGGAAGATTGTAAGCCATTATCTGTGCCTTTAGATCCTCACATCAAGTTGTATGACAATGATCTTTCAGGGCCTTTACTGTCTACTCCTACTTTTTATAGGGCCATTGTGGGAAAATTACTTTATTTGACTTCTTCTCGGCCTGATATTTGTTTTTCAGTACAGCTCTTGAGTCAATTCCTTCATGCTCCTAGACAAGCTCACTTGGTTGCTGTTGAGCGTGTTTTACGTTACTCGAAACTCACTTCCCAACATGGTTTATTCTTTTCTGCTAAATCTTCTTTAACCTTTCAAGGTTTTAGTGATAGTGATTGGGGAGGGGACCCTGGTGATCGTAGATCTGTTGGGGGATATTGTTTTCTGCTTGGTGGTACTGCTATTTCTTGGAGATCCAAAAAGCAATCCTTAACTTCTAAAAGCACCTGTGAAGCTGAATACAGGGCTCTATCTGACGCTTCCTGTGAAGTCATTTGGCTTAAGAGTCTGTTAACTGAATTGGGTGCTCGCATTCCTAAATCTATTGCtttgtattgtgataacaaagCAGCTCTTGACTTGGCTGCCAATCCAGTATATCATGCAAGAACGAAGCACATTGAACTCGATTGTCATTTTATTCGTGAAAAGATTCTCACTGGTTTGATTGAAGTCTTCCAAGTCACTTCACAAGACAATGCTGCTGACATCCTCACCAAAGGTTTGGGTAAAGTTCCACATTGGTCTTGTGCTTCCAAGATGGGTCTGACATTTCTTTCTCCGTCTTCGCTTTGTGGGGGGCTTACTGCAGTTGCTGCTTATTCTGATGTTTGTAATAGAAGTCAAGATTCTGGTGGTGTTTTGATCAGACCTACTACAGTTAAAGGGGGGGCTGATGAGACTAATGACTTGACCTTAGTCAAGGGTTTAGTTAGTAATAAATTGAAGATACCATTTATCCAAACAAGACCTTATGCTTATAACAGATTCAGTTAGAGAGAATGCCAGTTGTGATATAGTTTACTTCTTGTATAAATACCTAGAGAACTTCTTTTCACTGTAACAAGAATAGATACATTTCTTTTGGTGTAATGTTGCAATATACTCTGTCTTCTTCTATCTTTAGCATACATACATGTTTGCACATATCGATTCAGTAGAAGTTAATAACTACAATATGCATCCCTTGCgtttataaaattgaaattgagatgttaataataataactaaaatttcaaattaattaaaatatttattttaatgcaTTTTTTACATGAAAAAAATTATAGTTATTTTCTATTAATAATACTCTAAATTAATCATAATGCTAAATacttaaattatatttattaagcaaaatatatgtttatatatataatcataaagtttctaaatatatctatattttgaaattttaaaaattatactgaGTAATAAAATAATTGACAGTATACGTAATAGGAAGTTGATTGCAACAAGCTTTTCGTTGGGGAATGGCTGTGCCTCAATGCTGCATAGGAAGTTGATTGCAGTGAAGAGAATATGAATGATGCAGAGATGAGGATGCTTGTTTGAGTTGTTTCCATCTGACATTGTTCCATCTGTTGTCGTAATTTAATGTCAATTATTTTATTACttagtttaatttttaaaattttaaaatatagatatatttagaaactttatgattatatatataaacatatattttgcttagtaaatatattttaagtatttagcATTATGATTAATTTAGAGTATTACTAATAAAAAATAGCTATAATTTTTTTCATGTAAAAAAtgcattaaaataaatattttaattaatttgaaattttagttattaatattaacatctcaatttcaattttataaacGCAAGGATGCATATTGTAGTTGATATTGAAAGTTAAGGGTTGCTAACTATATTTTACAAAATAGGTATACtattttgattttaaatgaaAGGTGGGGTTGCAAAGTGCAATTAACTCATATTTTAATATTCCTAATTTTTTGAAAGTGGGGGCTATTATCTTGAAACTGAAATTGAGTGAGCATGTGTATGTAAGTGTTACCAGTGAACTTAAACATTTCAAAATAGACAAAAAGTTTGTAGTACAAAGTTGGAGAAACTTTACCTCTTTCCAGCTGATGCAGTTCGTGCCCTAATCCAACACCCGCTGAATTGAAAGAAGTACATGGTCCGATTATGCTTTTGTTTTTGAAACCCGTTGTAACATTTAAGGCGGAATTTTGGGCTTTTTTTTAGTATTTATATAAAGATATACTCTATCGGTCTCTTTCTAATTATATTATTTGATAAACTAAAAGATATATATTAAACTagattaaatatatttttaatgacataatttattctaatttgctcaattataaaatattaataaatttcgGTCAAGATTATGTCAGTTTAATTGTATAAAAGTCAACAACTTAAAAATGGATAGAgggaataacaaaaatattaaaaatacatatatatatatattataaaaatattgagATGCATGTTCATTGCAAAATCTTTTCATAATTACTTGTCTGACTTATGTCAAAAATTTCAAATACCGCTCTAATCTTTTCATTGATTACTTAAGATTTCTGGAAATCCTTAGTCGATTTTGAGCATAAACTTAGGTATTAATGGAGCATAAAATCCTTAGATAATGTATTTTGATGCGGCTCAAATCGGAAGTTCAAACCAAAACCAACTCTTACTCTGCGAATTTTTAAATACCATAAATCATATTTCGGTTTCGGTCCCTTTAATATCGGTTCGGTTTATTCGGATTATGCGGTTTAACCAGAACCATGATCACTCCTaaaagcatctatcaataatttaacAGCATTTTAAGCTCTTAAAATCCTAATTCCACAATAAAAAAATGCGACTAAAAGCTTCGCAGTACCAGATttgttaaataaaataaaattatctgtCAATTAAGTTGCAGAATTTCAAGCTCTTAAACTCTGTTCTTGGCCTTCACATTTTACTTCAACGACACTGCCAACTTCAGGCCTTCAGCTTAATTTCAAACTCTGTCTGCTTCAGTAAGGCTGCCCACTACCCCATGTCTTCAACTTTATTTTAAACTTTGCCACGAAATTGCTGCTTTCCGTTTCAACCTATGAGCCCAGACAATACTTTGCGGTTTCCACTTTTGTATATCTGAAAGAGAGAATGTGTTCCTCTCTCCCACTTCCTCTTTTGCTCGCAATGAGAAGAATGCAGGCTTCGCCCCAGCTACAGCCATTCTTGGGAACCCGAGTGATTTACCTAGGGCAAGTGATGAACTCACCCCCTTGGCCTTTGGGGAGTAGGCGGACAAGAAAATATCCTTTTCACAAGTTAGCTTGCTTCCCTTGGCTTCATTAGCAGTTGTTAGTGCAGGAGTGGATGCAACACTTGGTTGATCTGGCAGCATAGAGAACGAGAACGAACTGTGGATAGCTGTAGTGATAGGTTCAACAATCTCTTGTGGAGGAGTAAACTCTCCAATGGTGTTGCCTTTTCTCCTGTGGCTTAGCTGCACCCCATCAGTCCATCGCACTAGAGCAACTCGAGAAGAACGATTGGGGTCATAATCTATCTTTTCAACAATGCCTGTAGCTGAAGTGTTTCTTTTCATATCAATTTTCCTCTGCAATCGTTTTGCCCCACCTCCTCGGTGCCAAATGGTGATACGACCGGCAGAGTTCCTACCAGCTGATTTCCCTTTACTTCTAGTAAATTGTCTCCTATAATCACCCAAGTTCATCCCAGTGGCGACTACATTCGAATCTGTTTTGTTACGGTCATTTTCTAACTTTCTCCTACTCTTCTCCTTCTTAGAACGTACATTGGCTTTGGAGGCCATTTGACGAACACCTTGAAGCACTTTGACTCCACCTTGCGTCTGATTGTCAAGTGCCACAGACAAGAACAAGAAATACACGTACAACAAAAACTGATCAGTATAACTATCCAAGTCACACATCAACAGAAGTAACATCAACCAAAAAGTAAACTTAGTTTGACCATATACTCTCAATTTGTCACACAAACCCCATCTTGCATTGGTAGGAGAATAGTGCTCATTTTACAAGTGCTTTCACGACACATACTTAAAAGCTTTATATTCTAAAACTATTAGTTACATGTAAGGAATTCGTTTTAAAGCTTACATATTAATAATACCAAAAAAACAATGGATGACAAGGTAAGACCTAAACAAACAGATAATAAGCAGTTTGTTGGCCTATAAGCCGACTAAATCCGATTccaatttaaaaaaataagaCCTAATAAACCTTTTCAAAGAAATATAAAATCACCCACATCGTACAACACAGCCATAACCCACTTTTCGAGTTTCATTGTTGCATTCCTTCTCGAATATATCGTGCACATTGCATATAATATGCCGCGTCTAATGCCATAAAAGGTCCACATTCAACATACATCATATTATTATTTACGGAAACTACGTACGCTTAAGCACTTAAAAAACATAAAACATTATGACTTAAAATACAAAATGCAAAACCACAATACAAAATACATAAATATGAGCTCAATTCAAAAATTTGCAGCATCTAAACTAAATTCCAAGAAATAACCATTTCAAAATACACAATTTCAGCAACACCCAGATTGAGAAATGATCTATAAACAACATCAAATTTGTAGAAATTCATCAAATTACTATACACAAAACATAAAATAAGAGGAAAATAAGTGTACCCCTGAAGCTAAAATAGAAGGGAGAAGATGTTGGAGCCTCATAGATCGTAGAAAGAGGGCCGTCGCCATTTGATTTTGAGTCTGTAAATGCAACTAAACCCCCCTTTTGTTTTGAACTGTTGAAGACATTAGACAGAAATTTGGGCTTTACATTTGGACCGGATGTTTCGGTCCAAGTGTTAAAAGGCCCAGTTGTTCAACATAAGAAGCCCACTAAGATTGACCTGTTGACCCAATGTTCTAATAAATTATAATTctcttttttttaaaataattttttaataattttattaattctcTTAAAATATATTTTAGGTATATTGATTAACTTATATTGAAACTAgtataaataatttatttgataaaGATTATATGTTTATGAGATGATAcctaataattttaataataaagaTTATATAATAAagattatatattttaataattttattaattcgcTTAAAATATATTTTAGGTATATTGATTAACTTATATTGAAACTAgtataaataatttatttgataaaGATTATATGTTTATGAGATGATACTAAtatcattataataataataaatataataaaagtTTAATTAATTCTAAGTATCGTTTAGTACTCATATAATAATCTAATTTAATATGTTAGTGCCATTTTACGTGTGTTAATATTTATCAATCTTTACAATAAAATAAGATTACATGTTTAGTATATTATGAACCGCCCTATGCATATATTAGAAGCTAGTCATTAGCTTGATGCGTTTTTTCGTACGAATTGCAATGTAATTGATGAAGCCGAATGTTTAACgaatatacgaaaataatattttaagaaaatatttcTTCATTCAATTGACCAACTCTTATTATTCAAGGGTTGGTCAATTGAATGAAAAAATATTTCCCTTGTTTGTCGGTGCTTTTCCCTACATCTTCGCAGGACGTGGTGTATTCCCGGTATATGCAGCTGCTGGTGGAGGAGTCGGAGATTTTTGATTATGCATGGGGTGCAGCTATTTTGGCACACTTGTACAGATCACTGACTTTGTCGGCTGATAGGTATGTTCACACCTTTAACGGGTGTAGTCTGCTATTAATGTTGTGGGCTTACGAGAGATTGGCACCCGGGAGGCCGGAGATTGCGCCTCAGCAGGTTATTCGGTGGCC
This window contains:
- the LOC141672794 gene encoding large ribosomal subunit protein uL2mz, N-terminal part-like translates to MATALFLRSMRLQHLLPSILASGTQGGVKVLQGVRQMASKANVRSKKEKSRRKLENDRNKTDSNVVATGMNLGDYRRQFTRSKGKSAGRNSAGRITIWHRGGGAKRLQRKIDMKRNTSATGIVEKIDYDPNRSSRVALVRWTDGVQLSHRRKGNTIGEFTPPQEIVEPITTAIHSSFSFSMLPDQPSVASTPALTTANEAKGSKLTCEKDIFLSAYSPKAKGVSSSLALGKSLGFPRMAVAGAKPAFFSLRAKEEVGERNTFSLSDIQKWKPQSIVWAHRLKRKAAISWQSLK